From Desulfonatronum thiosulfatophilum:
AAGCCTGGGCAGGCAACTGGTCCGGGTGCGGAATGTCTCCGGAGCCGCGGTACTCGGCTCGGGCCGGCTCTCTCCGGTGCTCAACGTCAACGATTTGCTGCGATCCGCGGTCCGGATCGCGAGCCCGACCCGCGCCGCCCCGACATCACCGGAAAAGCCCCGCCTCAAGATACTGGTGGCCGAGGACTCCATCACCTCCAGAACCCTGCTCAAGAACATCCTCACCGCGGCGGGTTACGAGGTACGGGTTGCGGTTGACGGAGCCGCTGCCTGGGAAGCACTGCATCAAACACGTTTCGACCTCGTTGTTTCGGATGTTGAAATGCCGGAACTGAACGGGTTCGACCTGACGTCGAGGATCCGTTCCGACAAGAACACAGCGCATCTTCCCGTGGTGCTCGTCACCTCGCTGGAATCGCGCCGGGACAAGGAACGCGGCATAGACGTCGGCGCGGACGCCTACATCGTCAAAAGCAGTTTCGATCAGGGCAATCTGCTGGAAGTGCTGCGCCGGCTGGCGAGATGAACGACACCATGAAACGCAAAACCTTTCTTCCCATCGGAATATGCTGAAGAGCTCTTCTGGAACTAAATTTTGGCAAATGACATGATCAACGTTCTTGTGGTGGACGATTCCCAATCCGTGCGGGAATACCTGGAACATCTCATCGGAACCGATCCGGGAATGCGGGTTGTCGGCATGGCCCGCAACGGCCGCGAGGCCCTGAAGTTCCTGCGACACTCGCGTCCCGACGTGATCACCATGGATATCGAGATGCCGGAAATGGACGGTTTCGAGACCACCCGCGCGATCATGGAAACAGATCCGGTGCCCATCGTGATCATCAGTTCCCTGTGGCGCCCTGGCGAGGTGTCCCGGACCTTCCAGGCCATGGAGGCCGGAGCCGTGGCCATTTTGCAGCAACGGGCCGGCTTGCGTCATCCGGATCACGCCGCGTCCACAGTCGAGCTGCTTTCCACCATCAGGCAGGCCGCCGCGGCAAAGGTTCGCAAGCTTCGTGTCCCGCGCCGGGAAATCTCCAGCACCGACCTCCGACCCGAGGAATTGCCCGTCAAACCGATCCAGGTCGTGGCGGTGGGCGCGTCCACAGGCGGACCAACGGCAATCCAGGAACTGCTGTTCGCCCTGCCGGCAACGTTTCCCGTGCCTTTGCTCATCGTGCAACATATTGCCGCGGGCTTTGCCGACGGTTTCGCGGACTGGCTCAACAACACCGTTCCCATGTCCGTCCGTCCGGCCAGGCACGGTGAAACCATTCTTCCCGGTCACGCCTATGTCGCTCCGGACAACCTGCATCTGCTGTATGGGCCGCACTCCACCGT
This genomic window contains:
- the cheB gene encoding chemotaxis-specific protein-glutamate methyltransferase CheB, giving the protein MINVLVVDDSQSVREYLEHLIGTDPGMRVVGMARNGREALKFLRHSRPDVITMDIEMPEMDGFETTRAIMETDPVPIVIISSLWRPGEVSRTFQAMEAGAVAILQQRAGLRHPDHAASTVELLSTIRQAAAAKVRKLRVPRREISSTDLRPEELPVKPIQVVAVGASTGGPTAIQELLFALPATFPVPLLIVQHIAAGFADGFADWLNNTVPMSVRPARHGETILPGHAYVAPDNLHLLYGPHSTVVLSDAPPEHSMRPAVSCLFRSVSRALGSAGIGILLTGMGRDGAAELKMIKDAGGITFGQDQASSIIHGMPGEALQLGACTYMLPPGKIAEMLLTLTAVPKLHTPKSHS